Proteins from one Xiphophorus hellerii strain 12219 chromosome 8, Xiphophorus_hellerii-4.1, whole genome shotgun sequence genomic window:
- the nop14 gene encoding nucleolar protein 14, translating into MGKAPKKKNLADKVRKAKAASEIKNNPFEVKINRKKFDVLGRKSKHDVGLPGVSRSKAINKRKETLLKEYKQKNKSSKFIDRRLGEYDAKMTPEDKILQRFAIERQRSHGKRDVYNLNEEEELTHYGQSLAEIEKFNDTVGSDDESEEKGLLSAELTASHFGGGGGLLRKKTSGGEQEDEQGGQKAKSRQELIEELIQKSKQEKRERQVQKEEAQELTEKLDQDWKSIQALMVKKTPKAEHVDKPEEKAKPEEYDMMVRELGFEMKAQPSEKMKTPEELAKEEKEKLQKLEADRLRRMMGDEDGASVQSQVHMSADDLNDGFVLDKNDKKTLAYQDGKWNIEEETEDDKEVEGETGEEEGSEAEGENEEDDDDVEEEEEEGSGEDEDGHSDLESEQESENEENDEEEEASISRQQQTLSREELKAQQEAAKAELPYTFTAPESYEDLKDLLHGHTPDNQRLIMARTQKCNHPSLAAGNKLKLQKLVGFLMEYMGELATRSPPELCIIDKLIPELYALCQMFPEAAGKSMQSILGDAAHSMEEAVEVKGHAAFPTLDMLVYLKVTALLFPTSDFRHPVTTPALLFISQTLTKCPVRSLQDLTSGLVLCCLAVEYVSFSKRFLPELINFLSGTLHLAVQDKASTGCMVVPPFRLSGKYSDLLVLSNSESCSSWSKKNLPLSATQQLELKSDLNKDHYRLNCLSTCLDLVKRCCLLYKDLTSFTHIFQPIRTLLSKHLCSQMLPSPLQEHHSEILDAISSASVTHTRLVFEKKKPIPLKLFTPKIVEVLDYGKKRGSTREEREKERLKHKYKKEFKGALREIRKDSRFLAREKLNEVMNRDAERKRKVKELLGSLATQEGEWKALKRKKRT; encoded by the exons ATGGGGAAGGCTCCTAAAAAGAAGAACCTTGCCGACAAGGTCCGTAAAGCCAAAGCAGCCAGTGAGATAAAAAACAACCCTTTTGAGGTGAAAATTAACAGAAAGAAGTTTGATGTTCTGGGGAGGAAAAGCAAACATGATGTGGGTCTGCCAGGAGTATCCCGCTCCAAAGCTATCAATAAG cGAAAAGAAACGCTCCTGAAggaatacaaacagaaaaacaagtcTAGCAAATTCATTGATCGACGCCTTGGAGAATATGATGCCAAGATGACTCCAGAAGACAAAATCCTTCAACGGTTTGCCATTGAAAGACAG CGTTCCCATGGAAAGAGAGACGTCTACAACCTGAATGAGGAGGAAGAACTGACTCATTACGGCCAGTCATTGGCTGAAATTGAGAAATTTAATGACACTGTTGGTAGTGATGATGAATCAGAGGAGAAAGGCCTTTTATCAG CTGAGCTGACCGCCTCCCATTTTGGAGGCGGAGGGGGTCTGCTGAGGAAGAAAACATCTGGGGGGGAGCAGGAGGATGAGCAGGGGGGTCAGAAGGCCAAATCCAGACAGGAACTGATTGAGGAGCTCATCCAGAAGTCCAAACAGGAGAAG AGGGAGCGTCAGGTGCAGAAGGAGGAGGCCCAGGAGCTGACGGAGAAGCTGGATCAGGACTGGAAAAGCATTCAGGCTCTGATGGTGAAGAAAACTCCCAAAGCCGAACACGTCGACAAACCGGAGGAGAAAGCAAAg CCGGAGGAGTACGACATGATGGTCCGAGAGCTCGGCTTCGAGATGAAGGCCCAACCCTCAGAGAAGATGAAGACCCCAGAGGAGCTGGccaaggaggagaaggagaaactGCAGAAACTGGAG GCTGACCGTCTGAGGAGGATGATGGGAGATGAAGACGGGGCCAGTGTGCAGAGTCAAGTCCACATGTCTGCCGACGACCTGAACGACGGCTTTGTCTTGGACAAGAACGACAAGAAAACTCTCGCTTATCAG gATGGAAAATGGAACATTGAGGAAGAGACTGAAGATGACAAGGAAGTGGAGGGAGAGACTGGAGAGGAAGAGGGTTCAGAGGCAGAGGGCGAAAatgaagaggatgatgatgatgtggaagaagaggaagaagagggcaGCGGAGAGGATGAAGACGGTCACTCTGACCTTGAGTCTGAACAGGAAAGTGAGAACGAGGAGAacgatgaggaagaggaagcgaGCATTTCCAGGCAGCAGCAGACTCTGAGCAGAGAGGAGCTGAAGGCCCAGCAGGAGGCAGCCAAAGCAGAGCTCCCGTACACATTCACCG CTCCTGAAAGCTACGAAGACTTGAAAGATTTGCTTCACGGTCACACACCCGACAACCAGCGCCTCATCATGGCCAGGACTCAGAAGTGCAACCATCCTAGTTTGGCTGCAGGCAATAAGCTCAAGCTGCAG AAACTTGTGGGCTTTCTAATGGAGTACATGGGAGAGTTGGCTACAAGGAGTCCACCAGAGCTCTGCATCATAGATAAACTCATTCC GGAGCTGTACGCTTTGTGTCAGATGTTTCCTGAAGCAGCCGGCAAGTCCATGCAGAGCATCCTCGGAGATGCTGCTCACAGCATGGAGGAGGCAgttgaggtcaaaggtcatgctGCTTTTCCCACATTAGACATG cttGTTTACCTCAAAGTGACAGCATTGCTGTTCCCAACCTCAGACTTCAGGCATCCTGTCACAACTCCTGCCCTGCTTTTTATCAGCCAGACCCTTACTAAG tGTCCGGTGAGATCATTACAAGACCTAACATCAGGTTTAGTGCTGTGCTGTCTGGCTGTGGAGTACGTCTCATTTTCTAAGCGCTTCCTGCCGGAGCTCATCAACTTCCTGAGTGGAACTTTACATCTGGCTGTGCAGGACAAGGCCTCTACAG GTTGCATGGTGGTGCCCCCCTTCAGGCTGTCAGGGAAGTACAGTGATCTGCTTGTGTTATCTAACTCAGagtcctgcagcagctggagcaAGAAAAACCTCCCGCTGTCCGCTACCCAGCAGCTGGAACTCAAAAGTGATCTGAACAAAGATCACTACAG gttGAATTGCTTGTCTACTTGCCTGGACCTGGTGAAGAGATGTTGCCTGCTCTACAAAGATCTCACCTCCTTCACGCACATcttccagccaatcagaacactTCTTTCCAAGCATCTTTGCTCACAAATGTTACCCAGTCCTTTACAG gagcaTCACAGCGAGATCTTGGACGCTATCAGCAGCGCCTCTGTGACTCACACTCGGCTAGTTTTCGAGAAGAAGAAGCCGATTCCCCTGAAATTGTTTACACCAAAGATTGTGGAAGT cTTGGACTATGGAAAGAAGCGTGGCAGCaccagagaggagagagagaaggagcgACTAAAGCACAAGTATAAAAAGGAGTTCAAGGGAGCTCTGAGGGAGATCAGGAAGGACTCTCGCTTCCTGGCCAGAGAAAAGCTCAACGAGGTCATGAACAG GGAtgcagaaagaaagaggaaggtCAAGGAGCTCCTTGGCAGTTTAGCCACTCAGGAGGGAGAATGGAAAGCTCTGAAAAGGAAGAAGAGAACGTGA